The Cytophagales bacterium genomic sequence TTTTAAATATTCTTCTAAAAATAAAATATATTTCTTTATTTGAGTTGGCAGATCATCATATTCTTTTAATTCACTCAATGTTTTACCCTTCACGTTCAATGACCATCCACTGAAACTTTTGTAAACCGGGCTTTTAATTTCATTTAACAAGTCAAACGGAACAGTGTCAATTACCGTACCATCTTTTAAATTGTACTGTGTGCAAACTTTTACAGTTTCAAATCCACCCAGCACGTCTGCTTTCATCATCAATAGTTCGGTAACGCCATTGATCATGATGGCATATTTTAGCGAGGGAATATCGAGCCATCCGCACCTTCTTGGCCTTCCTGTGGTAGCGCCAAACTCCTTGCCACACTCTCTAATGCGCTCGCCATCACTGTTGAATAATTCTGTTGGGAAAGGGCCGCTGCCAACGCGGGTGCAGTAAGCTTTAAAAATTCCAAAAACTTTTTTGATCTTTTGAGGCGCGATACCCAGGCCCGTACATGCAGCAGCAACTATCGTATTTGACGAAGTTACATAAGGATAGGAGCCGAAATCAATATCAAGCATTGATCCTTGTGCACCTTCGGCTAAAACAGATAACCCTTCAGATAGAGCATCGTTGATAAAATATTCGCTCTCAACGATATTGAGTTTTTTTAATTGTTGGATTGAATTGAAAAAATCATGCTCTGATTTTTCCAGGTCATTTTTAAAATCCTTCAGTGCATATACCTTGAGTGTTCGTTTGTGTTTTGAAACAAGCTCATTATATTTAGCTTTAAAATCGCTTTTCAAAATATCTCCAACCCTGATGCCTGACCGGCCTGTTTTATCCTGGTAAGCAGGACTGATGCCTTTTAGTGTTGAACCGATCTTTTGTTTTCCTTTTGCTTTTTCATCAGTAACATCAAGTAATCTGTGTGTAGGTAAAATGATCTGGGTTTTTTGGGAAATAAATAGATTTTTATGAACATCAACATTTAACTTATCCAGGGCCTCTATTTCTTCTTTTAATATTATAGGGTCAATTACAACGCCATTTCCGATCAAATTTTTGACATCAGGATGAAATATGCCGGAAGGTATTTGATGCAGCACATGTTTGGTAGCGCCATGGGTTAAAGTATGCCCTGCATTGGGCCCACCCTGGAACCTTGCAACAATATCATACCTGGGTGCAAGAAGATCTACGACCTTTCCTTTACCTTCGTCACCCCATTGTAACCCTAATATTACATCTACTGGCATTATTTATTTAATTTAAAATGAGTATCCGTTTGTTTATACCTAACTGTTTTACCCGCCTGCCTTGCTAATGTATTGCGGTTGGCGGGCAGGTTGACTGCATGCCACCCTAACGGCTGACCACCCGAAGGTGTGGCATCCATGCAATCATGAACCAATCTCCTATATTATTTCTTCAGGATTTTAGCGGCCTCCTCTTTGTTATTGATTATATTAAAAATTGCATTAAGTTTTGTGATGATCAATAATTTTTTGATCTGCTCAGAGGGGTTGATCAGCACAACCTCACCTCCTTTGTTCCTGAATTTTGTCAGTATTGTAATTAATACGCCAATCCCGCTGCTATTCATATACCGGACCCCGGATAAGTCAATAGCACAAAGCAGGATAGATTCACTGATCTTATCATTAATAATATCCATCAGATCTATACCGATATTTTCACCCAGCAGATCACCGGATAAAGTGACGAAAAGAATATTGTCTTTAACATTAATTTTGTGTTCCATAATAAAAAGTGCCTAAATTTAAAATGCCTAAAATACTTAAAATACCTTAAATTTTAGTTCACTATTAGTATTAACTTCCTTAATTATTTATTTCTGCTATTATTAGCAATTGTAGTAAAAATAGTAAGTAATTCACTGGACTCTTTATATTCTTCTTTAATTTCTTCACGGCTTAGCCATTTTAAATCAATGATAATTTCTAACCAATATTGAGTTTCACTTGCTTCAGTTTCACAGATTTTTATTTTATTCCAGAAATCTGCATTGCTTCTGGTTCGATTTACCTCACGATAATTTGCACCTATACTTGTTCCTGCTTTTGTAAGTTGATTTCTTACAATTTTTCCTTCAGGAGTATTGGGCAATCGTACAGATAAGCGGATAATTTGTACAGCAAACTTTTGAGTTCTTTTTTCAAGTTTTTTCGCAAATTCTTTTATGTCGTATTTATATTCTTTCATCATTTTAGATATTTTAAATTTTAGGCATTTTAGGCATTTTTCATTTTAGGCATTTCTTATTCCCACACTTCTCATCCATACATACCCCATATAAATTTAAAGAATGATCAATTACTTTAAAGTTTAGCAGCTCACCAATCATTGAACGGATGTTTTGTATTCTGGGATCACAAAATTCAACAACCTTTTGGCATTCAGTGCATATCAGGTGGTCATGCTGCTTGTAACCATAAGACTTTTCATACTGGGCCATATTTATGAATTGGTGTTTTGTCACCAGGTCACACGCTACCAGTAGATCTAAAGTGTTATACACGGTAGCCCTGCTGACCTGGTAATTTTTATTTTTCATACTGATATATAGCGAGTCAATATCAAAATGGTCATCTCTGGAATATATCTCTTCCAGTATAGCGTATCTCTCACGAGTTTTTCTCTGCCTTTTTTTTTCTAAAGATTGAGTAAAAATTTCTTTTACTTTATTATATGTGTCATTATTTAATACCATTATACGAATAATAAAATGCTAATATACTAATTTATACTAATGATACGAATATTTTTATTCTGCTTCTTAGTATACATTTCTTTTCTACGTAGTATCATAAAAACTTTTTCCTAATGTCAGTTTCAATGCGAACGATTCGTTTAGGTGCCAGGTAATGAGTATGGAAATTCACCATCAAACCAAGCTTTTTATCTAATGATTGAAGATAGCGCTGGATCTGATGATAGTCATCTTTTGTAATCATTCTTTGAGCTTTTATTTCGAGTATTATTTTATCCTCAATTAGAAAATCAACCCTGTTACCTGAATCATTAAAAACATGTTCTCTGATATATGGAATTTTTAATTCAATCAATAATTTTTCGATCAAATCACAATATTGTTTCTCTCTTGCAAACCTACCAAGCTGATTATGAACTTAGTACAATATTCCTACTATTTTATAAGACAACTCAGGATATATTAACTTCTCTTTTTTATTAGATATTAGCATTTACAAGTATTTGCATTAATCTCTTCAAGGCCTCAGCGATGGGCATTAGTATCATTAGTATAAATTAGTATATTAGCATTATAATTATTAGTATTAATTATCAAAACGAGTCACATCAAAAACAGAATTAACTTTTTTCAATTTTTTGATCAGTTTGTCCAGGTGTTTTGTGTCGTATACAAATAGCATGATCGTGCCATCAAATATGCCGTCATCACTATCAACCGTAATTGAACGCATATTAACCTTTAATTCATTTGAAATGACATCTGTTACATCTTTTATTAAGCCAACTCTATCAGTACCTTTAATTTTTAATCCTGCCAGAAAAGCCAATTCCTGTTGGGATGTCCATTTTGCTTTTACAATTCTATAGCCAAAATTGCTCATTAGTTTGATTGCATTCGGGCATGAAGCACGATGTATTTTGATTCCTTCACTAACGGTAATAAAGCCAAAAACATCATCGCCACGAATTGGATTACAGCATTTGGAAAGGGTATAGTCAATTTTTTCAAGCGAATCGCCTATCATCAGCATGTCAGATGAGACTCCACGGGTCTTTTTTATCTGCTGCTCAAAAGATTTCCCATCCATGAGCTGCTTAGATCTTTTTCCTGCTTGCTTGCCCTTAAATTCCACTACTTTCTTGATCGTCTTCGGGTCAATAGTACCTTTGGCTACTCTATAAAAAAAGTCTACTGAATTTTCCAGATTAAAATGTTCTGATAGCAGGTTGGTTATTTGATCATTGAGTTGCTTGCCAACTTGCTTTAATTTACGTTTGACGATCTCTTTACCCAGCGAGGCTATATCTTTCTTATCTTTTTTCAGATCAGCCTTAATTTTAGTTCGTGCTTTTGAAGTGGT encodes the following:
- a CDS encoding adenylosuccinate synthase gives rise to the protein MPVDVILGLQWGDEGKGKVVDLLAPRYDIVARFQGGPNAGHTLTHGATKHVLHQIPSGIFHPDVKNLIGNGVVIDPIILKEEIEALDKLNVDVHKNLFISQKTQIILPTHRLLDVTDEKAKGKQKIGSTLKGISPAYQDKTGRSGIRVGDILKSDFKAKYNELVSKHKRTLKVYALKDFKNDLEKSEHDFFNSIQQLKKLNIVESEYFINDALSEGLSVLAEGAQGSMLDIDFGSYPYVTSSNTIVAAACTGLGIAPQKIKKVFGIFKAYCTRVGSGPFPTELFNSDGERIRECGKEFGATTGRPRRCGWLDIPSLKYAIMINGVTELLMMKADVLGGFETVKVCTQYNLKDGTVIDTVPFDLLNEIKSPVYKSFSGWSLNVKGKTLSELKEYDDLPTQIKKYILFLEEYLK
- a CDS encoding transcriptional repressor, translated to MVLNNDTYNKVKEIFTQSLEKKRQRKTRERYAILEEIYSRDDHFDIDSLYISMKNKNYQVSRATVYNTLDLLVACDLVTKHQFINMAQYEKSYGYKQHDHLICTECQKVVEFCDPRIQNIRSMIGELLNFKVIDHSLNLYGVCMDEKCGNKKCLK
- a CDS encoding STAS domain-containing protein, whose product is MEHKINVKDNILFVTLSGDLLGENIGIDLMDIINDKISESILLCAIDLSGVRYMNSSGIGVLITILTKFRNKGGEVVLINPSEQIKKLLIITKLNAIFNIINNKEEAAKILKK
- a CDS encoding four helix bundle protein, which translates into the protein MMKEYKYDIKEFAKKLEKRTQKFAVQIIRLSVRLPNTPEGKIVRNQLTKAGTSIGANYREVNRTRSNADFWNKIKICETEASETQYWLEIIIDLKWLSREEIKEEYKESSELLTIFTTIANNSRNK
- a CDS encoding GxxExxY protein — protein: MIEKLLIELKIPYIREHVFNDSGNRVDFLIEDKIILEIKAQRMITKDDYHQIQRYLQSLDKKLGLMVNFHTHYLAPKRIVRIETDIRKKFL